The DNA sequence CTAATCCCTTCACGAATCAGTTTTGCCTGTGCAGAAGTCAACTGGTCAAAATAACGATTCATTGCAGTATAACCACATACCGGACAAGAAGTAATATCGTACTTTAACGTATCAATATACTGGAATCTTGGACGTAAATCCTTATCAGGCTCCAATCTCTTTACTCTTCCGTTCTTAATCATTTTTGTCTTAAATACATTATCACATGCTTTACAACGCACGCTTTTTTCCAATATAAATTCTTCCTCTGACGGAATCTTCTCTTCTGCCTTTTCTCCATCTGCCTTCTTAGTAGCTTCTTTCGTCTCTTCTTCAAACAAATTCATCGATTCTGTTGGATTTAATCCAAATTTTTCTAATCCAGAAAATAAATTCATGATATTTCCTCCTTCGATATTCCTATTTCTGAGTTGGAAGCTTATATGAGCTCTTTAATGATACAATACGGTTAAATACCAGTGCATCCGGCTTAGAATCCTTCGCATCGGTGCAGAAAAATCCCTGACGCACAAATTGATAACTATCATATGCTTTCGTCTCTGCTAATGCCGGCTCTACATAACAATTCTTTAATATTTTTAAAGAATCCGGATTCAGATTCAAGCTACCGTCCTCTTTATTATATACTCCTTTTTCTTCATCCACCAGATTCTCATACAAACGTACTTCACACTGTTTTGCAAATGGTGCCGGTACCCAGTGAATCGTTCCCTTTACCTTACGTCCGGTAAATCCACTTCCTGCCTTTGTTTCAGGATCATAAGTACAATGTACTTCTGTAATATTTCCATTCTCATCCTTCACAAAACTCTCGCATTTTACAAAATAAGCATGCATCAAACGTACTTCATTTCCCGGGAACAAACGGAAATACTTCTTTGGCGGTTCTTCCATAAAGTCATCACGTTCAATATAAAGTTCTCGGCAGAATGGAATCTGACGTGTTCCCAATTCTTCATTCTCCAGATTATTGGCAGCGTCCAGATACTCTACCTGTCCCTCCGGATAATTGTCAATTACCAATTTAATCGGATCTAACACAGCCATCATACGAGAACGTTTCAGTTTTAAGTCCTCACGAATACAATACTCAAGCATTGCATAATCTACAGAACTGTTTGCCTTAGATACACCACATAACTCAACAAATTTACGAATAGATTCCGGTGTGAATCCACGTCTTCGCAATGCTGCGATGGAAACAAGTCTCGGATCATCCCATCCATCTACGACTCCATCTTCTACTAATTTCTTAATATAACGCTTTCCTGTTACCACATTTGTCAGATATAACTTTGCAAACTCAATCTGTTTTGGTGGATTCGGATATTCCAACTCACGCACTACCCAATCATACAAAGGTCTATGGTCTTCAAACTCCAGTGTACAAATGGAATGACTGATTCCCTCAATAGCATCTTCGATTGGATGTGCAAAATCATACATCGGATAAATGCACCACTTATCTCCTGTTCTATGATGGGTCATATGTGCTACACGATAGATAACCGGGTCTCTCATATTAATATTTGGAGATTTCATATCGATTCTTGCTCTTAATACCTTTTCACCATCTGCATACTTGCCTTCCTTCATTTCAGTAAAAAGCTGCAGATTCTCTTCTACACTTCGTCCGGCACTTGGATCTTCCTTTCCCGGCTCTGTCAATGTTCCTCGATATTCTCTGATTTCTTCTGCTGTTAAGTCAGAAACATACGCTTTTCCCTTTTTAATCAACTTTACTGCCGCTTCGTACATTTGTTCAAAATAATCAGATGCAAAGAACAGTCTGTCCTCCCAGTCTGCTCCCAACCATTTAATATCTTCCTTAATAGACTCTACAAACTCCACTTTTTCTTTTGTTGGATTCGTATCATCAAATCGCATGTTAAACTTTCCATTATATTTTTGCGCCAGTCCATAATTCAATATAATAGACTTAGCATGTCCAATATGAAGATAGCCGTTTGGTTCCGGTGGGAAACGTGTCTTTACCGTCTCACAATGTCCCTCCTTAATATCTTCATCAATAATCTGTTCAATAAAGTTCTTGGAAACTACTTCGTTTTCCATTTCCATCTGTGTTCCTCCTGGTCCTGCACATTTTAAAAACTAGTAAAAAGACTGTTGGAAAACAGTCTTTTACCAATTATGTCCATTATAAAATTTTATATTAGGTTTGTCAATGGATGACCCATTTTAACTACGCTTTATATGTTGATGGGTAAAAAGATGTTCCTGACAGTATTCATAATTCCCCTCACACTTAGAGCAGAAGCGGAATTCCAAATCTTCCCCATCCTTTTCTGTCCTACCACAAATAGCACATTTATGCCTTGTCACTCCTTGCGGTTGGCGCATCTGTTGCCGATATACCTGCTTTCTATGAATCTCCTTCGGCGATACTCTGTGATAATTTCTGGTACACAGATAGAAAATCAGGAAATTTGCCAATGAAGCTATAATTGCTGTTCTCTGTGCTAAATTTCCGTTTACAAATGAAAACGCTGCCCATACAAACTCAATGATTCCCATCCATTTTGCTTTAATCGGTATCAAAAAATACAACTGAAACTGAACATTCGGGAATAATGCCGCAAATGTCAAGAATAATGACATATTAACGTAATTAGTACTGTAATAGAGACCAATCCCTATCAATGGTACTCCGGCTACAAGATAATAAATTCCATATAACGCCATAGCGGAAATCATTGAAATTATCATTCCACCCAGCAGATATACATTATATCGGAAGGTACCCAGAACATGTTCAATTGATATCCCTATAAAATAATAGCACATTAGCATAAAAATCATAAATATGAGATTCGTATTTGGTGGAATCAATATCCAGGAAATCAATCTCCAGACCTGCCCCTGCATAATCAGATATGGTTCCAATGTCAGCATACCCAGGACATTCGGCATCGTATATTCTATAATGTAGCCCAAAACATAAAATCCAATCAGCCAGAAAGTCAGATTGTGAATTGCGTACTTTCCAAGCTTACGTTCCATCTTATTCAAAAAATTCATAATGCACCTCATTTGTCTTTTCCATATTGGTATCATTATAAATTTTCCCAAAAGCTTTGTCAACGAAACCACTCACGGTTTCATAAAAAGTTTATAAATTCCCTTCTTCCCTCTCATCTTCCATTTCCTCTCCTCGTTGTCTCAATCGTGTGGGAATACAAAGTTCATCCCCAACCTGCAGATTATATACATTTACATAAGGATTGGCAAACATCAACTGCGTCACACTTACATGATACTTTTTCCCCAGATTATAAAGTGTATCTCCATTTTCAATCACATGTACCATTCCCCTACAAGGTCCTCCGGTATAAATAGGACCAATTGGAATATTTTCTACTTCTCTTGCCATTACTTGCTCCATTATTTCTTTTTACCATATTATATTCCCCTTTTCAAAAACCGTTCTAACTTCCTACCGACAACATATATTGGACAAGGGAATATCTAAATATTCTATAAAATAATAAGAAATAAATTGTTTTTTGTAAATTACTGTCGTATAATAAACTTTGTCTGGTTTCTACTATATATATAATAAGTAGAAACATCACAGTTTTTACTGTACATCTTTGTAAATAGTAAATACGGCTCAATTAGTATGTTTTCCATGCTTTTGGGCATTGGAGGTTAGATTATGAAAAATGAAACTTTACACAAGTTAGGCATTGATATTGGTTCTACTACTGTAAAAGTTGCTGTCTTAAATGAACAGAATGAAATGCTTTTCGCAGATTATGAGCGTCATTTTGCCAATATCCGTGAAACCCTTTCTGATTTACTTTCGAAGGCAAAGGATGCACTCGGAAACATAGTTCTTGCACCTATGATTACAGGTTCCGGCGGATTGACCCTTGCAAAACACCTTAACATTCCATTTGTACAGGAGGTTATTTCTGTTTCCACCGCATTACAGGACTATGCTCCGCAAACAGATGTTGCCATTGAACTTGGTGGAGAAGATGCCAAAATTATTTATTTTGAAGGTGGTAACGTTGAACAACGTATGAATGGTATCTGTGCCGGTGGAACCGGTTCTTTTATTGACCAGATGGCTTCCTTATTACAGACCGATGCTACCGGATTAAATACATATGCCAAGGATTACAAAGCACTTTATCCAATTGCGGCACGTTGCGGTGTATTTGCAAAGACAGATATTCAACCATTAATTAATGAAGGTGCTTCTAAAGAAGACCTGTCCGCTTCTATTTTTCAGGCGGTAGTAAACCAGACCATTTCCGGTCTTGCTTGCGGAAAACCTATTCGCGGACATGTTGCGTTTTTAGGTGGACCACTTCACTTCCTTTCTGAATTAAAGGAAGCTTTTATTCGTACATTAAAATTAGATGATGAACACATTATCGCTCCGGAACATTCTCATCTGTTTGCAGCCATTGGTTCTGCCTTAAACTGCCAGCCTGAGGTTACCATGGAGCTTGATGACATTTTAGATAAACTTTCATCCGATATTCATATGGAATTTGAAGTAGAACGTATGGAACCTTTATTTGCTTCACAAGAGGAATATGATACCTTTTCCAATCGTCACGGTAAGCATCATGTAGTAACCGGTGACTTATCTACATACGAAGGAAACTGTTATCTTGGAATTGATGCCGGTTCTACTACTACCAAAGTTGCATTAGTTGGCGAAGACGGTTCTCTGCTCTACTCTTTTTACAGCAGTAACAATGGTAATCCACTTGCTACCGCTACTACTGCAATTCGTGAAATTTATGACTTACTACCTGAAAAAGCACATATTGTTCATTCCTGCTCCACCGGCTACGGTGAGGCTTTATTAAAGGCAGCCTTTATGCTGGATGACGGAGAAGTAGAAACTGTTGCCCACTACTATGCGGCAGCTTTCTTTAATCCGGATGTAGATTGTATCCTGGATATCGGCGGTCAGGACATGAAGTGTATCAAGATTAAGAATCAGACTGTAGACAGTGTTCAGTTAAATGAAGCATGCTCTTCCGGTTGTGGTTCCTTTATCGAAACCTTTGCAAAATCCTTAAATTACTCTGTGGAAGATTTTGCACAGGCTGCACTATTTGCTAAGAACCCAATTGACCTTGGAACACGTTGTACCGTATTTATGAATTCCAAAGTAAAACAGGCACAAAAAGAAGGGGCTGAGGTTTCTGACATTTCTGCCGGACTTGCCTACTCTGTTATTAAAAATGCGTTATTTAAAGTTATTAAGGTAGCTGACGCCAGTGATCTTGGAAAACACATTGTTGTACAAGGCGGTACCTTCTATAATGATGCTGTTTTACGAAGTTTTGAAAAAATATCCGGCTGTGAAGCAGTACGTCCTGACATTGCAGGAATCATGGGCGCATTCGGTGCTGCCTTAATCGCAAGGGAACGTTATGAAGACAATCATTCTACTACTATGTTATCCATTGAAGAAATTGAAAATCTGGAAGTAGACACAAAGCTGATTCGCTGTCAGGGATGTACAAACCATTGTCTTCTGACCATTAACCGTTTCTCCGGAAACCGCCAGTTCATTACCGGAAACCGCTGTGAGCGTGGTCTCGGAAAAGAAAAAAATAAAGAACAGATTCCGAACCTGTTTGAATATAAGAATAAACGTATTTTTGATTATGAGCCACTGTCTGAAACAGAGGCTGTTCGTGGAACTGTGGGAATTCCAAGGGTTTTAAATATGTACGAAAACTACCCTTTCTGGGCCGTTTTCTTCAAAACCTTAAAATTCCGTACTGTACTGTCTCCACAATCTACCAGAAAAATTTATGAACTTGGTATTGAATCCATTCCAAGTGAATCCGAATGTTATCCGGCAAAACTTGCTCATGGACATGTATCTTGGCTCATACAGAATCATGTGGACTTTATCTTCTACCCATGTATTCCTTATGAGAGAAATGAATTTCCGGATTCAAATAATCACTACAACTGCCCGATTGTAACCTCTTATGCGGAAAATATTAAAAACAACGTAGATGAGATTACTTCCGGTAAAATGCGTTTCTTAAACCCTTTTATGTCTTTTACAGATAAAGATGCACTATTAAAGCAGTTACAGATTGTATTTGAAAAGGAATTCTCTATTTCTGCCACAGAAATAAAAGCTGCTGTAGATGCCGGATGGGAAGAACTTGCAGCAATGCGTGAAGACATTCGACGCAAAGGTGAAGAAACATTGAAATATATGAAAGAAACCGGTCGCCGTGGAATTGTTCTGGCGGGACGTCCTTATCATGTTGACCCTGAAATCAACCATGGTATTCCGGAATTAATTAATTCCTATGGTATTGCTGTCCTGACCGAAGATTCTGTTTCCCATCTCCAGGAAGTAGAGCGTCCTCTATTAGTTATGGACCAGTGGATGTACCACTCCAGACTTTATGCTGCCGCAAATTTTGTAAAAACAAGGGATGACTTAGACTTAATTCAGTTGAATTCTTTTGGTTGCGGTTTAGATGCTGTTACTACTGATCAGGTCAATGACATTTTAACGAAATCCGATAAGATTTACACTTGTCTTAAAATTGACGAAGTAAATAACTTAGGAGCTGCACGTATCCGTATCCGCTCTCTTCTTTCCGCTATCCGTGTGAAAGAAAAACAGCATACCAAACGTACTATTGTTCCTTCCAGTTATAACCGTGTTGTTTTCACAGAAGAGATGCGCAAGGATTACACTATTCTCTGCCCACAGATGTCACCAATTCACTTTGATTTGATTGAACCGGCCTTCCGTGCTGCCGGCTATAACCTGGTAGTTCTTGACAATGACGGAAGAGATGCTGTCAATGTAGGATTAAAGTATGTTAATAATGATGCCTGCTATCCATCTTTAATGGTAGTCGGACAGATTATGGAAGCTGTGTTGTCCGGAAAGTATGACATGAATAAAACAGCCGTTATTATCTCCCAAACAGGTGGAGGATGTCGTGCTTCCAATTATATTGGTTTTATCCGTCGTGCTTTAGAAAAAGCCGGTTACCCCAATGTTCCGGTTATCTCCATTAACTTAAGCGGCTTAGAGGGTAATCCCGGATTCAAACTTACACTACCATTGATTCAACACGGACTGTACGCTCTGATTTTCGGTGATATATTCATGCGTTGTCTGTATCGTACCCGTCCATACGAAGCTGTTCCGGGAACTGCCAATGCACTCCATGAAAAATGGAAGAAAAAATGTATTGATTTTGTATCTACTACCAAACCATTATCCCATCGGAAGTTTAAACGCTACTGTCGTGAAATTATTCGTGACTTTGATAACTTACCAATGTTGGATATTAAGAAACCAAAAGTTGGGGTGGTAGGCGAAATTCTGGTTAAATTCCTGCCGGCTGCCAATAATTATCTGGTAGAACTATTAGAATCCGAAGGAGCTGAAGCTGTTGTTCCAGATTTAACAGACTTCTTCCTCTACTGCTTCTACAATACGAATTTCAAGGCCGAAAACCTTGGCATGAAGAAATCTTCTGCCCGTAATGCAAACCTTGGAATCAAAGCATTAGAATGGCTTAGAAGTGCTGCAAGAGATGAATTTGAAAAGAGTAAACACTTTGATCCGCCTGCACGTATTGAAACGCTGGCAAAATATGCTGCTCCAATTGTTTCCGAAGGAAATCAGACCGGTGAAGGCTGGTTCTTAACCGGAGAAATGATGGAACTGATTCATACAGGAACAAACAATATTGTATGTACGCAGCCATTTGCCTGCCTACCAAACCATATTGTAGGAAAAGGTGTTATTAAAGAACTTCGCCATCAATATCCATTGTCTAATATTGTGGCAATTGACTATGATCCAGGTGCTTCTGAAGTAAACCAGTTGAACAGAATCAAACTGATGCTGTCTACTGCACAGAAGAATTTGGCAAAAATGCAAGAAGAAGCGGATATTTAGTCCGCTTCTTTTTCTTATGGGCATTTCAACTTTCTTTTTGGCATTTCACATCTTTTGCATTGATTTTCTCTTCTTTTTCCCCTATCATCATCTTGTAAGCTTACTAAGAATCGCATTTATAAGGAGGTGTACTTTTGAAATTAACTATAAATCAAAGCAATAATTTCACAGAAACTGAAATCATTATCAACTGTACCCATATGGATGAACGCTTAAATTCACTTATTAATTACATCCGCCACTTTACTTTTTCATTAGAAGGAGAATTAGATAAACAACTATATCAAGTTCCTATTGAAAAAATACTATATTTTGATTCGGTAGACGGAAAAACTTTTTTCTATGATACCAATCATACTTATTACCATAAATCCAGCCTCGGGGAATTAGAAGAAAGACTCCACCATACTTCTTTTGCACGCATTAGTAAAAATTGCATTTTAAATACTTCTTATCTAAAATGTGTAAAACCTTGTGGTAATCATCGTATGGAAGCAACCCTGCAAAATGGAGAAAAACTAATTATTTCCAGAAACTACATTTCTACCCTAAAAGAAAAACTATATTGTCAGTAAGTACATTTTAAATACGTTTCTTTATAGAAACAGAAAAGAGGTTACTATGAAAAAAATTCACAAAATTTATATTCCGTCTATTGCGATTACTTTCACACTCACTGTTCTGTACTCTTGTATTTGGAATCTAATATCCGGTTCTTCCATGTCTGACTACTTCTACTTTTTATTAGAATTTTTAGTATATCTGGTAGGAACCGTGATAATCGATGCCATACTAAACCGAATCGATTTTAAAAACAACTTCAGCTATTTTTTTACAGAGCTTATTGTTTTATATCTATTTATGCTCCTATTCGCATATTGTGGAAATTGGTTTACCTTTACCTTTTCAACCTTATTTCCTCTCACCCTCTTCTTTGTAGCAACTGTTGGATACATTCACTATTACTTTTATAAAAGTTGGAAAATAGAAGCAGATGAAATTAATCAACTTTTAAACGAACGCCAACAAAATAATACAACAAATATTTAGCCTTTTTGAAGATATTCTTCCTCGTAGCTCGTTATTATATTTAGAACGAACTACAAGGGAGGATTTTTTTATGAATTCAAAAAAAATATTAACTATTTTGGTGGGCATCGCTGTTGGTGCAAGTGTTGTTTTAGGTGGAATCATTGTTGGCACTGGTATAAAAAATGGAAAAAATGCTTTTGCTTCTTCTGAAGTTGAAAAAGTAGCCCCCCATGTACTTGAGAAGACAAGTCTGGATGATTTTTCCGAAATCTCCATTTCCATTAGCTATGCTGACATTTCTATTATTCCTTCTGATGGATATTATCTGGAATATCGTCTTGATGGCACTTGCAAGGAACCTACCTATAGCGTATCCGATGGAAAATTTCACTTTGAAGAAGGGAATGTGCAGGAAAAGTATCAGGTTCACTTTGGACTTTTTCCCGAAGGACCATTCTATTTGAAGCTTTACGTTCCTGAAGATAAATATTTTGACCTGTTATCTATCTACAATGACAGCGGAAATGTGGATTTTAAACAGATTCAGGCAAAAGAAGCTGAACTTACACTGGATTATGGCAATCTGAATTTTGAGAATTTCACAGGAGATACTTTCCATCTAACCATGGATTCCGGAAACTTGGACTTCGGAACTATTTCTTGTAATGATTTAACAATTAAAAATGAATATGGAAACGTCACCGGAGATAGCTTAACGGCTTCCACATCAGGATCTATAAAACTGGATAGTGGCAATTTGGAAACACAACAGCTTACTTCCAGTACATTTTCTCTAACTAATGATTACGGGAACACTGATATTTACAGTTTCACCTCTTCTAACAGCACATTTTCTATTAATTCCGGTAATCTTTGTTTGGAGGATGCCGACTTTGAAACTGTGGATATCCGTAATGAATATGGAAACGTAGATTTAGAACTTCGTCAAGATCTAGCAGATTTCAACTACGACCTTTCTACCGAATATGGCGATATTCATGTGAATAACAAGAGAATGCAACCAAACGATGATGAAGAATGTACTTATAAAAAAGATAACGGAAAAGACCGGAATATTGAGATTTTCTGTGACAGCGGTAATATCAACGTTACTAGAAAATAGGTCATTTTCTACACAAAAAGGAGACGGAAACGTCTCCTTTTGTTCATTCGTCTCATTCTCCTGTTTCTTCCCAAGCATAATAAAATTGTAGCAATCCAATCCTAGACTTTGTCGCTGTCTTTTCATTCAAAGATGCAATATGTCTATACAATGCTGCTCTTGATATGAAAAGCTGGTCTGCTATCTCCTGCACACTATCATCCGAATTCAATAACATTTTAAGCACATCTTCTTCTCTCGTGGTAAGTGAGAATGCTTTCGAAAATCTTGAAAATTTTTCAATGTTTTCTTCCGTTTTTTCGTTTTCACTCCCTTCTTTCCTCTCTGTATTACTTCTAAATTGGTTTGAATATAAGAAAATTGCTACACTTATTAATGCAAATAAAACAAGTGCTATAATACTTATTAACACACTATTTCCAGACTCTATTAATGAGAGCGACCATGTTCCTATAATTCCTGCACATATATTATTCACGGCACGACCAAGCCCTGCCCAAAGTTCAGGAACCTTCATACGGTATGATAACTCCATAAATCCTGTAGTAAAAAACACAACGAAAAATCCCGCTGAAAGATAAAATACGATAAGCCCTATTAAAAAAGGTCCTCCTGATACAATAACAAGTACACAAATTGTTGACAGAAGCGTCACACAGTACATAATAATATTCATATAGTGACGTTCTTTCAAATCAAACAAAACTCCTGCTATTAGTCCACTTAATGCAAGGAGTAGCCGTGGCCACTGCCCTATATCCATACTACCGGCTGCATGAAAAAGTGTTACCACATTATCCAAGGTTGCAAAAATACAAGTCATTAGAATAACAATACTTATCAAAATGCCACCTGTAATAACTGGATGATGAAGCATGTTTTTCTTTTCTTCTAACACTGCATCATGATTTAATCTCACTAACAAAATAATGAAAATTGTCAAAAAAACAGAAAGAACAATGGACTCAATTGTGTCATTATTTACCAGATTGTTGTTTATAAACTGAAACAATAATCCAATGGCATAAGCTAACCCAACCGTCCTTGCCAAATTTTTGTCATTCTCCAGCACACAAGCTGCCATATAGTGTACTGCACTTCCTGCAATTCCCAATAATACGAAAACAACCAAACCAGATAATAATATTGCTTCATATGACACATGCTGCTGTATAATAAAAATACAAATAATACTAACAATAGATGCCACAAAAACTAAAATCTGCTTCACATTCTCTCCGGCAATTCGATTAAAAATCGAAAACAGAAGAAAACCAATCACACTTGCCCCCAGAACATAACTTTGTGCAATCACTACCTCTTTTGAGTCAGTTACATATGCCATCATATTATCAAACAAATATTCTGTTCCCAGAAATATAAAGTTAAAAAAAGCCAATGCAATAATTACTCTTATTCTTTGTAAATTAAAAAAACATCCTTTCATTTATCCACCCAGCTTACGCACTCACTGCCGCTTTTCCTATTTCCTCCGGATAATACATCTCCCACTCTTTTCTTAAATCCGTCATAATCTGCATAACATCTCTCGTATAATCCAGCAAAATATCATCATCATTTCCGAGAATCGCCTTCTCCATATCCTCCAGCTCATACTGAAGAGCAAGGCTCATTTCGCCTTCCTTAACAATTTCCGTCTTGGCACTCTCTGTATATACAATCTTAGCCTCCTCTGCTCTCGGATAATCCACAATTTCAATATATCCGTTCTCACCGCAGATATTACAGCGCTTCGGCTGTTTTGTATGAAGAGAAAGAGAAATAACCACCATCTGTCCTTCTGCATTCTGCATGACAATACCCGATATCTCGTCCACTCCGCTTGGCGCCTTCTTCATAATAGAAACTACCTGATTGGGCTGAGACTTCAAATAGTATCTTGCCAAAGATATAGCATAAACACCAATGTCTAAAAGTGCTCCTCCTGCCATTTTAGGATTAAAGAAACGATTGTCCATATTATATTCCTTGAAACTTCCAAAATTAATCTGGATCATTCCAATGTCTCCGATGCCGCCCTCTTCAACCATTTTACGTAGTTTTTTATGAAGTGGCATATGATAAATCGTCATTGCCTCTGCCAAAACTACATTCTTCTCTTTCGCAAGATTGATTGCCTTTTCCAACTCCTTACTATTTAAAGTAATCGCTTTCTCACATAAAACATGCTTTCCATTAGAAACTGCTTCCATTATAAATTCGCTATGTGTATTGTGCGGTGTTGCAATATAGATTACATCCACTGCATCATCCTGAAACATCTCGTGAAAGTTGTCATACACCTTTTCTATCTCATACTCCTTTGCAAAGTCTACTGCCTTTTCATGGGTACGATTTCCTACTGCATACACCTTTCTTCCTGTATTCTTTAAGGCCTGTGCCATTTCATTCGCAATATCTCCTGTACCTAAAATTGCCCAATTCATCATTCTGTCCATACTGCTCTCCTTACTGTCGTTGCTTTTTCTATCTTATCATAACACTGACCTTTTATCTAGTTTATTATACATTTTCGTAGATTTTCGTGCTTTTTTCTTATATAAGCACTCTTTTTTTCCATCCTCCCTGGAAATAACGGAATACTGCAATCACAAGTCCTACTA is a window from the Roseburia sp. 499 genome containing:
- a CDS encoding HTH domain-containing protein; its protein translation is MKGCFFNLQRIRVIIALAFFNFIFLGTEYLFDNMMAYVTDSKEVVIAQSYVLGASVIGFLLFSIFNRIAGENVKQILVFVASIVSIICIFIIQQHVSYEAILLSGLVVFVLLGIAGSAVHYMAACVLENDKNLARTVGLAYAIGLLFQFINNNLVNNDTIESIVLSVFLTIFIILLVRLNHDAVLEEKKNMLHHPVITGGILISIVILMTCIFATLDNVVTLFHAAGSMDIGQWPRLLLALSGLIAGVLFDLKERHYMNIIMYCVTLLSTICVLVIVSGGPFLIGLIVFYLSAGFFVVFFTTGFMELSYRMKVPELWAGLGRAVNNICAGIIGTWSLSLIESGNSVLISIIALVLFALISVAIFLYSNQFRSNTERKEGSENEKTEENIEKFSRFSKAFSLTTREEDVLKMLLNSDDSVQEIADQLFISRAALYRHIASLNEKTATKSRIGLLQFYYAWEETGE
- a CDS encoding Gfo/Idh/MocA family protein produces the protein MDRMMNWAILGTGDIANEMAQALKNTGRKVYAVGNRTHEKAVDFAKEYEIEKVYDNFHEMFQDDAVDVIYIATPHNTHSEFIMEAVSNGKHVLCEKAITLNSKELEKAINLAKEKNVVLAEAMTIYHMPLHKKLRKMVEEGGIGDIGMIQINFGSFKEYNMDNRFFNPKMAGGALLDIGVYAISLARYYLKSQPNQVVSIMKKAPSGVDEISGIVMQNAEGQMVVISLSLHTKQPKRCNICGENGYIEIVDYPRAEEAKIVYTESAKTEIVKEGEMSLALQYELEDMEKAILGNDDDILLDYTRDVMQIMTDLRKEWEMYYPEEIGKAAVSA